From the genome of Odocoileus virginianus isolate 20LAN1187 ecotype Illinois chromosome 4, Ovbor_1.2, whole genome shotgun sequence:
GTTTCAAATGTCCTGCCTGTTTCATGTGGAAATGCTGCCTGACACCATGATATTACTTCCCATCCTGACCTCAAAGTATTAATGGGAGAAATAGAACAATACAGTTGTGAAAACATTTaccctaattaaatttaaatataagtattattattgttaatattttacaaggcattttcagtgttgtgtgaagaagagagagaaaccacTTTTTAGAAAAATTCCAATATCTTCTAATGTTAAAGGTCATTCAAATAGTAGATATTATTTTGCTAGGGAAGTGGTCAAAGctacttccttttatttttcataaactgAATGTCCACTTCAAGCTTTAAACAAGTGAactgaatggagaaaatattttgaatttcaaagCATATTTGAGATAACCCTGCTCTGAGAATTAAAGTAATTTACACATTCAATTGAAGATGAAGCTAGTGTCATAATCAGGtggaataaatattaaatataatataaaataggaaacaaTAGACTGttctttgcttcattttattaTAATCTGACATAGACTTTGTTCTGTGTTTTATTatgcttgttttctgttttatttttctctagctgttcattcattcttccatttCCATCTCTTATGGACCTTTccaaaagcatatttaaaaaattttcttttctgaatattttatagtaactgaAAATAAACCAATGCATTTCATATGCTTGAGACAGCTTTAAAATCTGGGGTCATGTAACGATATAATTCAAGGATCCATAAACATGGATGGGAAATGTTATACCTTTAGTCTCATTACTCTCATTGAAATATAGCATTGTTTCAGTTATAAATGTGCAGAATAAATTGCAATAATATTAGTAGTAAGTAGATGCTTGTCACAGTAGAAATCACAGATACATTCGGATCACATTTTTGCCATTACAGATACTTCGAAAGTGCTGTGATACTCAACACTACttgaaattattgttttttagaCATGTCTTTCAGatcttattttatacattaataGATTATTATATATGCTGTCATTACAAATTCATTATTAAGTATTTTGATAATTCTGTTGCTATATAGTTTATTGATAACTTTTCAACTCTTGAAGTTTGTCTATTTAAAAACAGTATCCTGAGAAAAGGTCCATAGTGGCCTTTGACACAAAAAGAACTTATGAATTCCTAGGCTAAGTTATGGGTGAAATCTTTGGGCTACAGTACGAAAAATGGAGCTCAGATCTATAACCTTATATTAGTGAATATGAGATGATAGACAATGAAAAATTATTGAAGAAACCACTCATAATTTCTTTAAACAGTGATTTTCTTCTACTTATCACCACTAAATTCTAACTAGGTTAAGTTGTATAATTTCTCATTCTAGTCTCCATATTTTTGTGGTATATTCTGAGTCATTTTCTTAAGATTATTATATGATGAATGTAATTACTCTTTTGCCAGGTCTAATCTGTGGTTTATCttattgtttagttttgtttctttacttttttttgaaATACTTCAAATACAGTCCAAAATAGAATAGTATAATGGACTCTTATGTAGGTATCATTCTAAATCAACAGTTACTGACTATGGTGAGTCTTGTTTCATTTATTCCATTCTTACTCCTGTATTATTTTGAGGcaaaaaatcccagaaaaatacTTTCAGCTGAATATTTAAATGACAGTAAATCTAATTTTAAAGTAGTCACAGtacaattttcttatttaaaagtaaacaataattaaaatcaaGTAGCCATAGCTCATATTCACAATTCTCTTAATActtgttaattttaaaacaaatcattgTTTGAATAAGGACCCCGACCCCTCAAATTGTGACTGGTTAATAACTCCCTTGTTGTTGAATCtgtaagtcaggtccaactcttttgcaacccatggactgtagttctccaggctcctctgtccataggatttcccaggcgggaacactggagcgggttgccatttccttttacaggagaccttccagacccagggattgaactcatgggTTCTGTCATGTtgcttgcattgcagatggaatttttaccactgagccaccagggaagcatagtaaatcccttaaatctactttAATCTTCTCAATCCCTAATCCCCCcatctcttgtttttcttcaaaTCTTTGTAATGTATTTATGGAAGAAACTatgttatttattcttattttctacaGTCTGATTTGCTATTTGCTTCCTTCTagtattgtttttaaagatttttttgatgtggaccactttcaaagtctttattgaatttgttacaacattgcttctgttttatgtttatgatttttttggctgcaaggcaggtggagtcttatctccctgaccagggatagaattgGCACACTCTGCATTGCAAAGCGTATTATTAActagtggactgccagggaagtcccagattccCTGTATTGTTTCTGGtcatttctctgtcttctcataTTTCCTGAAAATTGGCAGATGGAACTCGAGGCAAGAATTTTCTTTTGCAATTCTATTACATGAGTAGTACTGAGTTAGTCCAATATAGGGCATATAATgacttgctctttttcttttgtgatgcTAGCAGAAAATTGACAATCATTGTCTAGAGCCATCATTTCATTAGGGTTTGCAAAATGGAGACACTCTAATACTATTATTCCTTCACTTATTATCCTTCACTTATTAGCTGGAATAATTATATAAAGGAGAATTTCAACCTCATCTAATATGTGTATTGTTTCTTCATTGCTATAGCTGTACACATTTTATAAAGAGGAAATTccacctttttttctttgtgtttgcaaGCAACTATTTGTTGTAGTATCCTTTTGTGCTCAGTTAATAGCCAAGAAGCAATCAAAAACTTACCTAAATTTTATATGCTCTCACTAATGACCCTCTATTGCTTGATATTTTGCTATATGTATCTTATCAGACTGCATAACTATAATACATGACACTCATTTTTTTGAAACCATCATTACACTCTAATTCTAAAGTTATGCTTGTATCAGTTCTTGTGGGGATAACTCTAGAGTCATTTTGACTGAACAAATTCATCCAGTAGCTTCCTCAGGAAGTACTACTTATGAGAACAATATTCCCTAACCTTTTAAACAGTtgtaatagtttatttttagctttcaAATGTGAAATGCTGTTTAAATGAATATTAACGTTCACCAATTTCCCCTTATTGCCTGTAAATTGAGCTTTGTCAGGTAGATTACATCTCCTGATAGCTTAAAGACATCATTATGATGAAACCTCCATgtagattatatatatttatatttatgcaatattataaattcatatacaagttttacataaacatttacatattgattttcaaattattttgtagACTGTGCTGCAAGATCCAAGAAtcaaaaaaattctgtttattagAAGGCACAATCTTTTCTCTTATCCTTTGCGCTTCCATAATCTTCtttataaattgcttttaaatGTATCTCTTGCTTTGTGTTATAATtggttaaaaatatttctgcttttaattGGCATGTGATTTATTTGAGGGACAGagactatatttttcttcttttttccaccATTGTCCAACACAGTGCCTAGAGCATAGGTGATAttaacttgtattttttaaattagagtagGATCTGAATTTCAAAATTCAGGTGTGGAATTTTTGTCAAATATATGTAGGATAAATCTAGGCCCAGAATGATTTTATTTCCCAAGGTTGCTTTGAGAATCTTTCAGAACAGAAGTCTAGCAATTGCATCCTGCATGTTGAAAATCAAAGTGAAAGCAAAATCATTCACCAGGAACAAATGTGACAAGTCCCAGAATTCCAAGTGACCAAGTGAAATTGGACTAAGGGATGTGGAATTGAGTGCAGGAAGAAATGAGGTGTCTGTAAATGAAAttttccataggatttcctaaggattttgcttttcttctgttagCAATGGGAAATTTTCacgaaaatatttttgttctagaTGATTCCTCTGGTAGTAAAAGATACAGTTGGTGATCTAAAGAAGTGAGGATGGTGGTGGAAGAAGACATGAAGGAagactggagaaagaaaaggtgaaaagatCGTTTAGGCCAAAATTAAGAAGGTCTTCATGTGAAAGGCTCTCTTGGAGATATttaacatataaaacaaacaagattTAAAGAATTTAGTGAAAAACGAAGTGTTTCACGTGAAGAAAATGATTCCTATGAGCAAAAGGGATCCTAGTATATTCTCCAAATTCTGGACTATGGGAACTGTGTAGTCTCTTGGGCCACTGATAATATGAAGTGTCTAGCACAAGGAATAGATTTTGAAGAGGTAGAAAATGAATTAAGTTTGGAATGACTGCTTTAAAGTACTGACAATTGCTCAATGATTAAAGAGAGatttaattactttaattttattatagtaATTAACAGTTTACAAAGTTCCCATTTGATTTTTATGGAGGTAagtaattatccccattttccaaATAAGCTGAGGAACACAGAGTGTAAGATACTTAAACAAATCACATggctagaaataaaaagaaatttggcATAGACACATTTGTTTTGACTCTAGGTCCTGAGAGATCTTCACTACCTTCTTGGTATAGGAGAGGGGACTTACTCATATCATTtggaaagttttgttttaaaaaaagggtaacaataaaaatggaattctAGTTACTTCTATTAAAGGGAAAACTTAATTGACTGGAACATTTATCTCACAGTATACACTTTTGACCTTACCTCCCAAATGCTGTATGTCTTTAGTAATAACTACTTTATATCTACATGCAACAGAATcttcttcagaaaatattttgacaaaaataTTAGTGCATATTAGTGGCAAATTCAATTTTAAGTACTTTGATAATTCAAAAGTGGCAGTCATTTTGTTTCccaaactttatttctaaaatgatgcCTTTCAACTTAGAAATGGGCTAAGACACTTTCAAATCTGTTTACTTATAAGACTTTCATTGTACGTTTTTCTAGGTAGGATTCTCTCTGTTTCTCCACCCAGTGTGGaggaattagaaaatgaaaatgttccttCTCCAAGAATTTACTTACCTCTGTTTACCTTTATGACTTACAGAGCCAGCTGAGAGTCTGTCCAGGGGAGAACCAAACCCAGAGaagcttcttttcttctttgtttcaatCACATCATTCTCCAGAGATACAAGTTCATCAAGAAGTAAGAGTTTTGCAGCCAGGTCAGTGGCTGACTTCTCTTCTCTGACTGTGGGTGATGACTGAACACCTAAGATTCCAGAATCAAAGGCCTATTGGGCAAGAAAGGTGAGTCCATTCATTAAGAGAAAGAGTATACATACAATCATCTATATTtggattttactattttttagcTGAAATGCCATGAAACTTGGTTTCTCACGGAGCTATGATCAGAGAGAAATACTTTTGAGGACAAAAACACATAGGGTTGAAGtttattcaaaagaaatgaaaccaacacacacacacatacacacaaagaaagaaaggatgaacTCCAGACCTGCCTCTAAAATTTAGTATGTTAACTAAttattctttcagattctttcccagtaACAACTGCATTCTTATTACTCTAATAGCATTTTATCTATACTTCTTCCATCTCTACAATTATTACATTTTCCCTTGTATTATATTAACTACAACATATGTATGTTGCATATTAGATTGTGAGTAACTTGAGGTCAAAGACTATGTCTAATCAGCATTTTGTTTGTGCTGTTTAATCCCTATTCTGGTATTTTGCTAATTATTATTGCACTAATTAGTAATTATTtctgatgaatatttattgaatgaattctgaaaaaatataaacctcttgctattttcttttcactactcattcattcattcaagtaaCTAAACATCCACTATGTAGGTCCTGTATTTGACCGAagagatacaaaaataagaaaaatccagTCTGTGCTTTGAGGGAGCTTATCACCTCTACCAGTGTGATTTACTAACAAATAGCAATCAGAATCTATAGAGAGTCAGAGCTATCCCAAGGATTTTATTGCCCCATGTCAAATTTCTTATTTGTACATTGACACATATTGCCACTTGGTAGTCCATCCAAGTCATAAAAGTGTAAGTGTCTGGTTTATGAAGTCTATCTTCCTTTCTCAGGCCCaatcacagcattttaaaaaaatgctcctATTAGCAATCTGGAGTCATTCTGTAGTCCAGGGGATGTAACTTCTTTCCCAAGAGTTTGAGAATATTCCCCTCTGAGAAGAAACATTAACTACAGCCAGACTCTTGGTGTGAGCATGACTCATTATTTTTTCACATCCTgtctttgcttttgaattgtttatctcattctctttctctttcgttcatttttttttttccacaataaaatgaaagagtAGCACTTTCTAAACCTTTTCTTCATCGactcaaacatttttcttttggaattcttGCAGTCTGCCTCAAAGCTCTTGAGACTAGTGGCCGTTGAACTTCTTTCCTAAACAAGTCAAATCTGCTCAAAGTATGGCTAGTTCTTGGAAAACCCCTCTTGCCCTGCTCTTTCTGATTCCTATCAGGAGTGATTGATATCAGATCCTCttggcagcagaggatgagatggttagatataatccccaactcaatggaaaagaatttgagcaaagtctgagagatagtgaaggacaagggagccttgtatgctgtggttcatggggtctcaaagaattggagaTGACTcagaaactgaacaacagcaacgacCTCTTCACTCTGCACACTATGAATCCCCATGTAATTTATTTatcccctctctctgtctcttttctattCTGTCCTGAGTACTTTCATGAAGTAAATCATCTCCAAACACTACTTTcatcatataaaaaaattaaaaatctgtataACCCTTTGTTACTTACAGTGTAAAGTCCagaactccttttaaaaaatcttaacttCTATTATTT
Proteins encoded in this window:
- the OSTN gene encoding osteocrin, yielding MLDWRLASAHFILAMTLMIWSSGKVLPVGVTTEAFDSGILGVQSSPTVREEKSATDLAAKLLLLDELVSLENDVIETKKKRSFSGFGSPLDRLSAGSVSHKGKQRKVVDHPKRRFGVPVDRIGRNRLSNSRG